A segment of the Nymphalis io chromosome 7, ilAglIoxx1.1, whole genome shotgun sequence genome:
TAGCTAGCCTATTTCTCTGAAGCCCAGATAGTTGTCACCGAAGTTATTTAAGTGGAGAtcgaatttttataatttataatgtccTTCTGACGGATTGAGACCACGACTGTGATTCGCTGGGGAGACTAGTCGCAATTGCTATATTCTCTCACATTCATAACCTGATAGATCGGGAAATCACACAGatatacgtgctttccgagacactgGAGAGTTCTGAACtgacaacttccagacttcgggttGATACTGAGAATTGACAgaataaccaaataaaatttttatttagccTACCTAGGGCTTTTAACCCAAACGCAACGAAGCAgtcagttaataattaattgagttAAGTGCAGTTTTTTTTCCGTATTTCTTTTCTCTAGTGAAGTTTCGCCATTGAAAGTCTGGTTGCTTAAGAAAAAACAGACTGCCCTTTCTTGGGTGATGTTTTTTCTCCTACAAGCAACGTTCAAGGAGAACATAAAGATGTGCCtttgataaaagaaatataagaaCAGAAATTTTACCACGGTCCCACGAGTTTTAACAGAAGCACAAAAAGCACCGGTGGGTATATCAACGTCAGGCGCAGATACTTTTTCATTACATTTCTGTGGAGTGAGTATGGTCGCATGCTGCCAGTGTGGTTGCGGTTGTAAagcttaaatgtattaaaaaaatgatttatagtaataaaaaactatCACTTCATTAGGTAGCTATacgagtatttatatatttaaagaatttaattcGACGATTTCCTAAAACGAGAtcgatgtatatattttttgctcatGATTTGTTTGTTAGGATTTCTCTCAAGGTTGATATTATATCGTGTCTAAAATGAATTTCATGTTTAAACTGTTTGATTTTGTATGGATAAAATGTGAATAGTTGAATGTAgtgtaaaatagaaaatatactgGACACAATAGGGCTATAATTAGTTTATTCTATTGTAAATATCTAAACATTAGGTaacatattcaatgaaataatgtCAACTGTTACACGTTGTATTTTGTAATACGTTCTATTTTATCCATACTAGTGCCTACAATCTGTGGTTGACATCGGGCCATCGGGTCATTTTTAACGAAAAACATACTCGTATTTCTGTGGAACTGAAactttagaataataaaaaaatatataaattttcgaactatacataataataatagattatatcgaaaatagttttaagtatatttctaataactttatgaaaaaaatattattattgtttgttattgcAAATcagttgatttatttattaaaaaaatgaatacctAATACCTTGATCGTAGCCGCCCCAGCCAACAAAGTAACAATCGTCTCCTACGTGTGGGTCTGAAAGGCATGCCGGTTTCACATTCGGCTCTATCTTCAAAGGCCGATTCCAGtgctgttaaattaataaataaatatgtgtataataaatgaaacataTATAACGTGTTAAAACGAAATGGATGAAAAAACAACTCTTAATCCAACAACATAACAGCACATGGAAAATGCTTTTTGTTTACCGTTTTCAGACTcaattacaatgccaatctctTAGAAATTGAAACATTGGCTAAGTAGCCAAGTATAATCAAATGATGACActtgtatgaaataattaaaatcaattactttACATAAATAGAAAAACATCTAACTAATAACGCTTTGTAATTACTTGCAAACTATacaatcgtatttttttataatatcttaccAAAAGAGCGAGATCATTGTCGAGCTCACCAGGCTTAAATAAGTGAGTGTAAACAGTGGACATGCGGCTTTGAGAACCTTCTCTATTTTCCTTTAAGTCCCAAACACCACTGATAGTGGTAATTTCACCCGGCGCTTTActgaacaaataatttatacttatactatACTGTTGgaaacatgtattttatttcatgcaGTTCATTCTGTGCATCCTTAATCACGTGTACAATTTATAGTTCGGGCTACCTTTTTTATATCAAGGGCTTTAGTAGTGCATAACACACATAAAGATTTGTATTATCATTTATGAACcttaatatttgaaacattatatagtttatagTTTTACTTATTTACCGATAagcgttttaattattttataactagatTTATTCGCTACAATTTACTAATAGGTACTACTTATAACAATGTCAGGTACTAAACttctaataacattaaaaatttctACAGTTAcatctaaattatatatcattaaaatatttaggagAGCGTTGACACTCGTAATGAGTAGGTAACTCAGTATTACAAGTACCATTACCTTCCTTTAAATTCTAAGCTTTACAAACCCATGAACACAATCTGCAGCAGTGACGGCTGCTCGCTGGTGTATAATTGTTGCGTAACATAGGATACTTTGCATTCTCTTAGTTAACACGACGAAAGCTAGCCATGGATCACATCCACCTTCCGCTACAtctttttctgtttatttgtaagaaaaattgTCATAAGTAAAACCATTTTTAATGACCGTTATTATAGTTCTCtctgtattttttcttattatttttgctgTGATCGTTACAgagaaagaagaagataaacgTTATAAGAgactaattaagttttttaaggtaataatactatattataccagctaattctttaatttacatattcattttattgtcaTGTTTCGCTTGGTGCTAAGGATTTGTGCAGTCCAACCACTTGGACTCGGGTTCATTAATTTTTTCGACATAAAGTGTCGCCGtttattacattggctcacccaTCAAACAAAACTTTGTTTGATTGCTGTAATTACAGACACCATCGCaaggaaataaaatcatatctgcattttcatattaagtttaaaaaaatatgtaagttgTATATGTAGATGATcttgtttagttaaataaaggTCACTAGTAAACCATGTCGCTTCGGGCTTCAGATTTATTAAACATTCGATCACAGTGCGGACTATTGCTTGCTACAATAGCTTTAAACCACCGACtattcgaaataaatttatcgtgcaaatataatctaaatcggtgaagttattgttttatatctcTATAGCAAACAAATGATCATACAAGAagtaaactaaactaaaaaatcTATTAAGGTGGCCTTAAcccatttacatttttttatataaaataggtaagctGACGGTCAAATGggtggtaagtagtcaccatcgcccatatacattggcgcagtaagaaatattgaacgaggaatatttaatattttatacatcgccaatgcgccaccaaccttgggaactaagatattatatcccttgtgcctgtggttacactggcttactcatccttcaaaccggagcacaacaatactaattgctATTTAGAgttagaatatgtaatgagtgagtggtacgtatccagacgggcttgcacaaataaCTACCACCCAGTAAGAAGTCGTTTAAAAGTACATTATCaatgtattaattttcttattaaaggGATGTAAAcagtaaaacatataattaccaAAGTTCATGTCATGaacagatttttttatgacTTTTCCACATTTTTTATAAACCTGCTGACTCAGGTCAATTCCATCAATATAATCTTCATTAGAATAAGTTATCGCTGAAGTTACTGTATCAAATGATGATATCGTATCTTCAACATTGTCATACATTTGTTCTGTGGTTTTTCTTACGTATCTGTTTTTACTTTCCCCTAAGTTAACAAGCTTAAATCCATGTAATACATGAAAATCTGGAGTTGAATGGTAACTAATCGTTTGACTTTCGGAATTACTCATATCAACGTCATCTCCTGTTGATAGCGTCAATCGCTGTGGTATACGATTTACGCGTCTAGGATTCTCCGTTGATACACGATcaccttaaataaaataagtgtcATTAGTTACTTTCTTTGATTTAaagatttttcaatttatagtgAAACTATTTTACCTAGTCTTGGATCAAAAGTTGAGTAGCCAAATGGGAGGTCACTTTCATTGTCATCTTCTTCGCTGTCTCCATCTATGGTGTCATAGTAAATACCTTTGTTCATATTTTTCGTTTTCCAACTAGTTTGCCCTCGTGAATCTTCGTGGTCAGAGTAAAGGCCAGCTAGACCTGGCTTAGGTAATTCTACGGCATAATCTCCTTCGTATTCCGGGTTACTGTAGTCGTACTTTGTATTTTGGTAATCAGTGTACGTATTGCTTTGGATACTGGGATTTCTAAATTTAGCGTTTTTTACATTCCAATATGGATCCACGTATTCTGGAGTAACTATTTTATTAGTTGACTTGGAACGTACAGTTGTAGCTGATAATTTTGGTATTTGAgcctttaaagtattttttcttctttctaGCAGGGCATTTCTCTGTTTTAAAGCTGCATTAAAGTTATCGATATTATTGGAACGTCTATAtcgtttgatttttttataactattatattgtCGGGCACTTGATGTTCTGCTTGATGACAGCGGGAGTATACAACAAAGTTTTTGAGTACTGAATATGGTGTTTCTATTGAATGACCTGCAATtgcttaagttttaatattattttacacttatttttttatatatatagttaagaaCATTTGTACCAACCTCGGTGTATGAACGGTTCCGTTATTTCGAATGCATTCTTGCTTAgtaataaatgtacatatgCTTTCTGATTCAGAATGTTTCGTTTCTTCATCAAACCATACTTTGTCGTTTAAAATTGTGTTAGGTTTGTTGACTGTATTATAAGGATTAGTTATATTGAAAGCATTTGGAGATGAAGAGTTGCTAATATTTCTTTGATTATCTTCCCAAAAAATATCAT
Coding sequences within it:
- the LOC126769735 gene encoding uncharacterized protein LOC126769735, with protein sequence MFSYIFIALLLLKSVSTQINGEFWWLHKKASEIRQVEAPPPKFDDIKEFETDESVKVIFKDNDLNSREISNYEKNKGISNEGKRQSIIYFRDKTELSKPAYVEENTYNKSKNKNNMTGLTENDNNSIKSLAKKESYILTNKPQNGDEFVFVFPMSNDIFWEDNQRNISNSSSPNAFNITNPYNTVNKPNTILNDKVWFDEETKHSESESICTFITKQECIRNNGTVHTPRSFNRNTIFSTQKLCCILPLSSSRTSSARQYNSYKKIKRYRRSNNIDNFNAALKQRNALLERRKNTLKAQIPKLSATTVRSKSTNKIVTPEYVDPYWNVKNAKFRNPSIQSNTYTDYQNTKYDYSNPEYEGDYAVELPKPGLAGLYSDHEDSRGQTSWKTKNMNKGIYYDTIDGDSEEDDNESDLPFGYSTFDPRLGDRVSTENPRRVNRIPQRLTLSTGDDVDMSNSESQTISYHSTPDFHVLHGFKLVNLGESKNRYVRKTTEQMYDNVEDTISSFDTVTSAITYSNEDYIDGIDLSQQVYKKCGKVIKKSVHDMNFEKDVAEGGCDPWLAFVVLTKRMQSILCYATIIHQRAAVTAADCVHGKAPGEITTISGVWDLKENREGSQSRMSTVYTHLFKPGELDNDLALLHWNRPLKIEPNVKPACLSDPHVGDDCYFVGWGGYDQALQPQPHWQHATILTPQKCNEKVSAPDVDIPTGAFCASVKTRGTVTGIGGPLLCKTNARISIVGVAVYRENIVVLLPTFDWIITALRELHIN